AGAAGTGATCGTACTCCGCAATCTCGAGGGACTGCCGTTCAAAATGGTCGCCGAGCGCATGGAGCGCTCCGAGGATAGTGTCGAGAAACTTTGGATGCGTGCGCTGGTGAAACTTCGGGCCCATCTCGGAGCCGCACGATGACCGATCCCCACTCGCTGGTCGATAACGACGAAGATCCTCGCGTGTTCGAAGTGGTGCAGGAATATCTGCAGCAGATCGAAGCGGGGGGCTACCCAAACCGAACCGAACTGGCCGCCAAATATCCGGAACTCACCGCGACGATCGAGCCCTATCTCGATGCCATCGAAATGCTGCATCAGGCCCGGCCTAATCTGCGCGATAGTGGCAATCTGGCTGCCGATCGCTCGGTCGCCAAGCCGCTCGCCATCGGACAGCCGCTCGGAGATTTTCAGCTCGTTCGGCAAATCGGACGGGGCGGCATGGGGGTGGTGTATGAAGCGATTCAGCTGTCGCTGAGCCGCAAAGTCGCGGTCAAGGTGTTGCCGTTTGCAGCAGCACTCGACGCGCGGCAACTGCAGCGATTTCGCAACGAAGCGCAAGCTGCTGCAGCGCTGCATCACGCGCACATTGTGCCGGTCTATGGCATTGGCCACGAACGCGGAGTGCACTTCTACGTGATGCAGCTGATTGCTGGGAACAATCTCGCATCGCTCATCGATCGGATGCGCCTCGAGGCATTGGGAAAATCGCACGACGGCTATAGCGATACGGAAATCCTTCCACCATCGGAGCCTGCTGCGCCGCAATCGCAAATCGAAACGGGCCCCACCGCCGGCGCTGAACTAACAACACGCCGCGTGCATCAGAAGAAGGAATACTTTCGCAGCGCCGCAAAAATGATCGCGCAAGCTGCCGACGCGCTCGACTATGCCCATTCGCTGGGAATTGTTCATCGCGATGTGAAGCCGGCCAACATTCTGGTCGACGAAAGTGGTTCGATTTGGGTCGCCGACTTTGGTCTGGCGCAAATTCAAACCGATCATGGACTCACGCATACCGGCGATTTGCTCGGAACGTTGCGCTACATGAGTCCCGAACAAGCAGCGGGGCGGTCGGGGCAAATCGATCATCGTACCGACGTCTACTCCCTCGGCGCAACGCTCTACGAACTCCTCACGCTGCGCTCACTATTCGAGGCCGACAATCGCCAATCGCTCCTCTGCCAGATTCTCGAAAACGAGCCCCGATCGCTCCGGTCGTGCGAGCGATCGATCCCCAAAGAACTGGAAACGATTACGCTCAAAGCGCTCGCGAAATCTCCCAGCGATCGCTACGCCTCAGCGCGCGAGATGTGCGACGATTTACAGCGTTATCTCAGCGACCTGCCGATCCGAGCGCGCAAGCCAACCCTTCTCGAACGCGTTTCCAAATGGGGACGAAGGCATCGCGGCATTGTGATCGCAGCTGTCAGCACGCTCGCGCTGCTGGTCGCCGGTCTCACCATTGCTGTGGGGATGACCGCTTCGGCCTATCAGCGCGAACGTGTGAAAGCGGCTGAAGCAGCCAAACAGTTCGACCGCGCTGAACAAAATTTCCAGCAAGCGCGAGCGGCTGTCGACGAGTTCACCCGCATCGCTGAGGAGTCCCTGACCGGCCATCCCATGATGGAATCGGCCCGCATTCGGATGCTCCAGTCGGCCCTGGCCTACTATCAAACGTTCATCGAGCAGCATCGCAACGAACACAGCTTGCAGGTAGAGCTTGAAGAGAGCATGTCGAAGGTCGAGCAAATTTTAGACGAGCTCTACACCATCGCCGGCGCAGGGAAATACATTCTGCTGCTCCACCCCGAAGTCGAGCGCGAGCTCGACCTAACACAGCCGCAAATCGCAACGATTCGCGACTTCGACATGAAATGGCGTGCACTGTTTCGCGACTTCGGTGGCAATGTCACCCGCACCGCTCGGGAACAGCAACGTTTGGTACTGGCCCGCGAGCAAGATGCGGCGATTCGTGAACTCCTCTCCGAAGCACAAGAGGCGAGATTTCAGCAGCTGGTGTGGCAAGACGAAGGTCCCCGTGCCCTCGAAGATCAAACGCTGGCCGATCAACTGCAACTCTCCACCGCACAGCGCGCCGAGATCCGTCGGCTGCTTGCGGAATACCCTTCCTTTCGAATGGGGCCGCCGCGCCACTTGCCCCCCGGCCCCGAGCCACCTTTTGCTCCCGAAGGGGCACACTTCCCGCGCCCCAACGGTCCGCCACCCCCTGGACACGATCGATTCTCGCAGGCTTCGAGCGAAATCTTAGAACGTGAGTTCGCCAAAATACTCACCCAAGACCAACAGACCAAGTGGAAACAATTGCTGGGGGAACCTCTGACGTTGAGAAATCGAAGCGACCTCCCTTGATATCTTCTAACATCCGAAAGCTTTAAGCATGAATCTCAAAGAGAATATTATTGGTATATTAATCCTCCTCGGTGGCGGGACACTGATATACTGGAGCAAACAACCAAGCTGGCCCTTAGGTGCCGATAACAGCTTACTCTTTGCCCAGGAAGCTCCTCCAGCGCGCGGCCCTGGTTCGCCTCCCGAAGGAGCTTTCCCCCCCGGTCCCGGCGGCTTTGGTCCACCCGGTTTCGGACCGGGAGGTCCCGGAGGACCTGGCGGCTTCGGCCCTCCGGGCTTTGGTGCCGATCTGGAGATCTTCAAGAAGTTTGATCGCGATCAAGACAAACTGCTGAATCGCGAAGAGCGCCAGGCAGCGCGGAAACATCTCGCCGAGCAAGGAGCAGGGGGACGTGGTCCCGGAAGACCTGGCGGCCCGGGAGGTCGCGGTGGTTTTGGTCCGCCTGGTGGACTGGGTGGCCCCGGCGGATTTGGCCCGCCCGGAGGTGAACGAATCGCAGGAAAACCAGGGCCCAAAGTGAGCCCCGAGGATGTTCCGGCCATTATCGATCAGCCACTCTATAGCGACGATGTGGTCCGCACTCTCTTCCTGACTTTTGAGCACGACGACTGGGAAGAAGAGCTCGCGATCTTCAAAAACACCGACGTCGATGTCCCCGCCACGCTGCAAGTCGACGGCAAGATCTACCCCGAAATCGGCGTCAGCTTTCGAGGGATGTCGTCGTTCATGATGATCCCAGCCGGGTCGAAGCGGTCGCTAAAACTGTCGCTGGACCTTAAAGATCCCGATCAAAAACTGGAAGGTTATAAGACTCTGAATCTGCTCAACAGCAACGGCGATCCTTCGATGATGAACGCCGTGCTCTTCTCCCATCTAGCGCGCACGAAGATCCCTGCCCCCAAGGTCAACTTCGTCAAAGTGGTGATCAACGGCGAGAGCTGGGGGATCTATGCCAATGCTCAGCAGTTCAATAAAGAGTTTATAGCTGAAAACTATCAAACCACCGAAGGAGCGCGCTGGAAGGTGTCGGGCAATCCTGGGGCTGATGCAGGGCTCCGTTATTTGGGTGATGATATCGCCGCTTATAAGCAGCGTTATGAGATTAAATCGAAAGACCAAGAGGCGTCGTGGAAAGCGCTCGTGAATCTCTGCCGTGTGCTTGAGCAAACACCTGCCGATCAACTCGAAGCAAAATTGTCGCCACTACTCGATATTGAAGAAGTCCTCTGGTTCCTTGCTTACGACCTGGCTTTGGTGAACGAAGATGGCTACTGGATTCGCGCGAGTGACTACAACCTCTATCTCGATCCGCAAGGAAAGTTTCACGTTCTTCCCCACGACATGAACGAGACCTTTCATGCCTCGACCGGGCGCGGCTTTCCCATGGGTGGCCCAATGGGGGGACCTTTTGGCGGTCCCGGCGGACCTGAAGGACGTCGCGAGCGAGCCCCTGGCGAACTGGAAGGTCCACCACCA
This window of the Pirellula staleyi DSM 6068 genome carries:
- a CDS encoding serine/threonine-protein kinase, which codes for MTDPHSLVDNDEDPRVFEVVQEYLQQIEAGGYPNRTELAAKYPELTATIEPYLDAIEMLHQARPNLRDSGNLAADRSVAKPLAIGQPLGDFQLVRQIGRGGMGVVYEAIQLSLSRKVAVKVLPFAAALDARQLQRFRNEAQAAAALHHAHIVPVYGIGHERGVHFYVMQLIAGNNLASLIDRMRLEALGKSHDGYSDTEILPPSEPAAPQSQIETGPTAGAELTTRRVHQKKEYFRSAAKMIAQAADALDYAHSLGIVHRDVKPANILVDESGSIWVADFGLAQIQTDHGLTHTGDLLGTLRYMSPEQAAGRSGQIDHRTDVYSLGATLYELLTLRSLFEADNRQSLLCQILENEPRSLRSCERSIPKELETITLKALAKSPSDRYASAREMCDDLQRYLSDLPIRARKPTLLERVSKWGRRHRGIVIAAVSTLALLVAGLTIAVGMTASAYQRERVKAAEAAKQFDRAEQNFQQARAAVDEFTRIAEESLTGHPMMESARIRMLQSALAYYQTFIEQHRNEHSLQVELEESMSKVEQILDELYTIAGAGKYILLLHPEVERELDLTQPQIATIRDFDMKWRALFRDFGGNVTRTAREQQRLVLAREQDAAIRELLSEAQEARFQQLVWQDEGPRALEDQTLADQLQLSTAQRAEIRRLLAEYPSFRMGPPRHLPPGPEPPFAPEGAHFPRPNGPPPPGHDRFSQASSEILEREFAKILTQDQQTKWKQLLGEPLTLRNRSDLP
- a CDS encoding CotH kinase family protein, which codes for MNLKENIIGILILLGGGTLIYWSKQPSWPLGADNSLLFAQEAPPARGPGSPPEGAFPPGPGGFGPPGFGPGGPGGPGGFGPPGFGADLEIFKKFDRDQDKLLNREERQAARKHLAEQGAGGRGPGRPGGPGGRGGFGPPGGLGGPGGFGPPGGERIAGKPGPKVSPEDVPAIIDQPLYSDDVVRTLFLTFEHDDWEEELAIFKNTDVDVPATLQVDGKIYPEIGVSFRGMSSFMMIPAGSKRSLKLSLDLKDPDQKLEGYKTLNLLNSNGDPSMMNAVLFSHLARTKIPAPKVNFVKVVINGESWGIYANAQQFNKEFIAENYQTTEGARWKVSGNPGADAGLRYLGDDIAAYKQRYEIKSKDQEASWKALVNLCRVLEQTPADQLEAKLSPLLDIEEVLWFLAYDLALVNEDGYWIRASDYNLYLDPQGKFHVLPHDMNETFHASTGRGFPMGGPMGGPFGGPGGPEGRRERAPGELEGPPPGFPPGAFPPPGGPGPGGAGPGGGRFGPPGGGMMRPAVDVSPLVAMNSPRMPLHSKLLAVPKFKAQYLANLREIAEKQLDWKYLGPIVSRYRDLIAEEVKADTRKLSSSEAFVIATADQPAESATARTLPLRKFADARRKFLLEATSAAAADSK